One genomic region from Burkholderia latens encodes:
- a CDS encoding LysR substrate-binding domain-containing protein — MSTPLVRLPSLDLVRGFVAVGRRMSITLAAQDLCVTQSAVSRQVHALEAHLGIALLQRGYRKIALTPEGERLFRAADAALLSLQDTVAALAAARERQPVTITASIGVTALWLLPRLGRLQARLPDIDLRVAANDKVLDLRAEGIDLGIRYCPRERAPAGALHLFDEIVVPVAHPALAERLLTDTAAIADQVLLEFDGPPQTQLRWHAYLHAAGLGEVRPKGVLRFNQYDQVIQAAIAGQGVALGRLALVEPMLADGRLAVRGPQSHAVPDAYGYWLFRHDRTPRREVADVLDWIVAEAADCDTAIREYGATLR, encoded by the coding sequence ATGTCAACGCCGCTCGTTCGTCTCCCGTCGCTGGACCTCGTGCGCGGTTTCGTCGCCGTCGGCCGCCGCATGAGCATCACGCTCGCCGCGCAGGATCTGTGCGTGACGCAGTCGGCGGTCAGCCGCCAGGTGCATGCGCTCGAAGCGCATCTCGGCATCGCGCTGCTGCAGCGCGGCTATCGGAAAATCGCGCTCACGCCGGAAGGCGAGCGCCTGTTCCGCGCCGCGGATGCCGCGCTGCTCAGCCTTCAGGACACCGTCGCCGCGCTTGCCGCCGCGCGCGAACGACAGCCCGTGACGATCACCGCGAGCATCGGCGTCACCGCACTGTGGCTGCTGCCACGGCTGGGCCGGCTGCAGGCGCGCCTGCCGGACATCGACCTGCGCGTGGCCGCGAACGACAAGGTACTCGATTTGCGCGCGGAAGGCATCGACCTGGGGATCCGCTACTGTCCGCGCGAGCGCGCACCGGCCGGCGCGCTGCATCTGTTCGACGAGATCGTCGTGCCGGTCGCACACCCGGCGCTGGCCGAGCGGCTCCTCACGGATACGGCCGCGATCGCCGACCAAGTGTTGCTCGAATTCGACGGCCCGCCGCAAACGCAGCTGCGGTGGCACGCGTACCTGCACGCGGCCGGACTCGGCGAAGTGCGCCCGAAAGGCGTGCTGCGCTTTAACCAGTACGATCAGGTGATTCAGGCCGCGATCGCAGGCCAGGGCGTCGCGCTCGGACGGCTCGCACTCGTCGAGCCGATGCTCGCGGACGGCCGGCTCGCGGTGCGCGGCCCGCAGTCGCATGCAGTGCCGGATGCATACGGTTACTGGCTGTTCCGTCACGATCGGACGCCGCGCCGTGAAGTCGCCGACGTGCTCGACTGGATCGTCGCGGAGGCAGCCGACTGCGACACCGCGATCCGCGAGTATGGCGCGACGCTGCGGTAG
- a CDS encoding MFS transporter — protein sequence MTTPALRGRDPLASAVSKVKWHVLPLVLIMFIANYIDRVNVGFVDRHLEASIGIGAAAYGLGAGLFFVGYALFEVPSNLLMQRYGARVWLARIMATWGIVAAAMAFVWNDTSFYVLRFLLGAAEAGFFPGVVLYLSQWLPPQERGKAMAIFLGGSAFASVLSGPVTGALLSIHGYGLQGWQWMFLIEGLFSVALCGACWLLLKSHIRDATWLTAEERAALQNALDEERATRDVRSKAHVSAVTLLRDPQIVLFCFLYFSIQLTIYAATFWLPTIIRKMGGLTDFQVGLYNTIPWMIAIGAMYGFALLSAKWKHPQRWLSCALVLAACGLFASTSHDPVWSFASICFAALGFKAASSLFWPIPQGYLDTRVAAAVIALINSIGNLGGFVAPTAFGYLKQHTGSITGGLYALAIASLVAAVAALFARTHRRSDPPRGLPADESFTNTAMLRHAEH from the coding sequence TTGACCACCCCCGCCCTGCGCGGCCGCGACCCACTCGCGTCCGCCGTATCCAAAGTGAAGTGGCATGTGTTGCCGCTCGTGCTGATCATGTTCATCGCGAACTACATCGATCGCGTAAACGTCGGCTTCGTCGACCGCCACCTCGAAGCGTCGATCGGCATCGGCGCGGCCGCATACGGGCTCGGCGCCGGCCTGTTCTTCGTCGGCTACGCGCTGTTCGAAGTGCCGTCGAACCTGCTGATGCAGCGCTACGGCGCGCGCGTCTGGCTCGCGCGGATCATGGCGACGTGGGGCATCGTCGCGGCCGCAATGGCATTCGTGTGGAACGACACGTCGTTCTACGTACTGCGCTTCCTGCTCGGCGCGGCCGAGGCCGGCTTCTTCCCGGGCGTCGTGCTGTACCTGTCGCAATGGCTGCCGCCGCAGGAGCGCGGCAAGGCGATGGCGATCTTCCTTGGCGGTTCCGCATTCGCTTCAGTGCTGTCGGGGCCCGTGACCGGCGCGTTGCTGTCGATCCATGGCTACGGCCTGCAAGGCTGGCAGTGGATGTTCTTGATCGAAGGGCTGTTCTCGGTCGCGCTGTGCGGCGCGTGCTGGCTCTTGCTGAAATCGCACATCCGCGATGCGACGTGGCTCACTGCCGAAGAACGCGCGGCACTCCAGAATGCGCTCGATGAAGAACGTGCGACGCGCGACGTGCGCTCGAAGGCGCACGTGTCGGCCGTGACGCTGCTGCGCGACCCGCAGATCGTGCTGTTCTGCTTCCTGTATTTCTCGATTCAGTTGACGATCTACGCGGCGACCTTCTGGCTGCCGACGATCATCCGCAAGATGGGCGGCCTCACCGACTTCCAGGTCGGCCTGTACAACACGATTCCGTGGATGATCGCGATCGGCGCGATGTACGGCTTCGCGCTGCTGTCCGCAAAGTGGAAGCATCCGCAGCGCTGGCTGTCGTGCGCGCTCGTGCTGGCCGCTTGCGGCTTGTTCGCGTCGACGTCGCACGATCCCGTGTGGTCGTTCGCGTCGATCTGCTTCGCCGCGCTCGGCTTCAAGGCCGCCTCGTCGCTGTTCTGGCCGATCCCGCAAGGCTACCTCGACACGCGCGTCGCCGCGGCCGTGATCGCGCTGATCAACTCGATCGGCAACCTCGGCGGCTTCGTCGCGCCGACGGCCTTCGGCTATCTGAAGCAACATACGGGTTCGATCACGGGCGGCTTGTATGCGCTCGCGATCGCATCCCTCGTCGCCGCGGTCGCCGCGCTGTTCGCCCGCACGCACCGGCGCAGCGACCCGCCGCGCGGGCTGCCGGCCGACGAATCCTTCACGAACACCGCGATGCTCCGCCATGC
- a CDS encoding MFS transporter, which yields MTPIEQDARRRWLPVLAGGLIMGAALGIRHVQGLFLAPVTLDHGWSREAFGLALALQNLIWGLAQPFTGMIADRFGSVRVIVAGMLLYAAGLLVMALAASAGVFTLGAGLVIGIALSGSAFASIYGALSRLFPPDRRSWALGVAGAIGGLGQFCMVPVAQVLIGHIGWQHAFIALALVAGMLAPLAVMVRDRPAQAANRVEGHEQSIGAAVREAFAHRGFWLLNAGFFACGFQLAFIATHLPAYLLDHGLPARHASVALALIALTNVAGTYACGHLGGLLRRKYVLSVLYLVRALAMAAFVAAPLSPVSVYVFAAVMGFTWLGTVPLTNGVISQVFGVRYIATLFGFVFFGHQLGSFFGVWLGAIVYDATHSYLPLWIGSIALGVLAALLHLPIDDARVARPAPSKPAWA from the coding sequence ATGACCCCGATCGAACAAGACGCCAGGCGCCGCTGGCTGCCGGTGCTCGCGGGCGGCCTGATCATGGGCGCCGCGCTCGGCATTCGCCACGTGCAGGGATTGTTCCTCGCACCCGTTACACTCGACCACGGCTGGTCGCGCGAAGCGTTCGGCCTCGCGCTCGCGCTGCAGAACCTGATCTGGGGCCTCGCGCAGCCGTTCACCGGAATGATTGCCGACCGCTTCGGGTCGGTGCGCGTGATCGTCGCCGGCATGCTGCTCTATGCGGCCGGGCTACTCGTCATGGCGCTGGCCGCGTCCGCCGGCGTGTTCACACTCGGTGCGGGGCTCGTAATCGGCATCGCGCTGTCGGGGTCGGCGTTCGCGTCGATCTACGGCGCGCTTAGCCGGTTGTTCCCGCCTGACCGGCGCAGCTGGGCGCTGGGCGTCGCGGGCGCGATCGGGGGGCTCGGCCAATTCTGCATGGTGCCCGTCGCGCAGGTGCTGATCGGACACATCGGGTGGCAGCATGCATTCATCGCGCTCGCACTCGTCGCCGGTATGCTCGCGCCGCTCGCCGTCATGGTGCGCGACCGGCCCGCACAAGCCGCGAATCGCGTGGAAGGTCACGAACAGTCGATCGGCGCGGCCGTGCGCGAGGCGTTCGCGCATCGCGGGTTCTGGCTGCTGAATGCCGGTTTCTTCGCATGCGGGTTCCAGTTGGCGTTCATCGCGACCCACCTGCCCGCGTATCTGCTCGATCACGGCCTGCCTGCTCGCCACGCCAGCGTCGCGCTCGCGCTGATCGCGCTGACCAACGTGGCCGGCACTTATGCATGCGGCCATCTCGGCGGCCTGCTGCGGCGCAAGTATGTGCTGTCGGTGCTGTATCTGGTCCGCGCGCTCGCGATGGCCGCATTCGTCGCCGCGCCGTTGTCGCCGGTCAGCGTCTATGTATTCGCCGCGGTGATGGGCTTCACGTGGCTCGGCACGGTGCCGCTGACGAACGGCGTGATCTCGCAAGTATTCGGCGTGCGTTACATCGCGACGCTGTTCGGCTTCGTGTTCTTCGGGCACCAGCTCGGCAGCTTCTTCGGCGTATGGCTCGGCGCGATCGTGTACGACGCAACGCATTCCTACCTGCCGCTGTGGATCGGCTCGATCGCGCTCGGCGTGCTGGCGGCGCTCCTGCATCTGCCGATCGACGACGCACGCGTCGCGCGGCCGGCGCCGAGCAAGCCGGCATGGGCGTGA
- a CDS encoding acetyltransferase gives MQGRPQARHFFAFNGDADGLCALQQLRLAEGERGTLVTGVKRDITLLERIDARAGDRVTVLDVSHDRNRDACARMLRDGAAVRYFDHHFAGELPGDPRFDAHIDTAADVCTSALVNGYLGGRHVRWAIVAAFGDELPALGNALAREHTIDATERRTLAELGLYLNYNAYGDCVADLHFDPAVLADAMLPCADPLDFVHGTPVFAALRDGYRADLARACTVAPLRDVPGATLIRMPDHPWARRATGMLANERMRNAPHAALAVLSPRAQGGLVVSVRVPDGRPLGADEFCRGFPTGGGRKRAGGINHLPEAEFDAFAERFEAAFRLD, from the coding sequence ATGCAGGGACGACCACAGGCGCGGCATTTCTTCGCGTTCAACGGCGACGCGGACGGCCTGTGCGCGCTGCAGCAGCTGCGGCTCGCGGAGGGCGAGCGCGGCACGCTGGTCACCGGCGTAAAGCGCGACATCACGCTGCTCGAGCGCATCGACGCACGGGCCGGCGATCGCGTGACCGTGCTCGACGTTTCCCACGACCGGAATCGCGACGCATGTGCGCGGATGCTGCGCGACGGCGCGGCGGTCCGCTACTTCGACCATCACTTCGCGGGCGAACTGCCCGGCGATCCGCGTTTCGACGCCCATATCGACACGGCCGCCGACGTCTGCACGAGCGCGCTCGTGAACGGCTACCTGGGCGGCCGGCACGTGCGCTGGGCGATCGTCGCGGCGTTCGGCGACGAATTGCCGGCGCTGGGCAACGCGCTCGCGCGCGAGCACACGATCGACGCCACCGAACGCCGTACGCTGGCCGAACTCGGGCTCTATCTGAACTACAACGCGTACGGCGATTGCGTCGCCGATCTGCATTTCGATCCGGCGGTGCTCGCCGACGCGATGTTGCCGTGCGCCGACCCGCTCGACTTCGTGCACGGCACGCCGGTATTCGCGGCGCTGCGCGACGGTTATCGCGCCGATCTGGCGCGGGCATGTACGGTCGCGCCTCTGCGCGACGTGCCGGGCGCGACGCTGATCAGGATGCCGGATCATCCGTGGGCACGACGTGCGACGGGGATGCTCGCGAACGAGCGAATGCGCAACGCGCCACATGCGGCGCTCGCAGTACTGTCGCCGCGTGCACAAGGCGGGCTCGTGGTCAGTGTGCGCGTGCCCGACGGCCGGCCGCTCGGCGCGGACGAATTCTGCCGCGGTTTTCCGACCGGCGGCGGCCGCAAGCGCGCGGGCGGCATCAATCATCTGCCGGAAGCCGAGTTCGACGCATTCGCCGAACGCTTCGAAGCGGCATTCCGTCTCGATTGA